One segment of Triticum aestivum cultivar Chinese Spring chromosome 2A, IWGSC CS RefSeq v2.1, whole genome shotgun sequence DNA contains the following:
- the LOC123185408 gene encoding uncharacterized protein produces MGRCLSFLLLLGVALKVAGPANGDMSAAFAGTGAAYSIDGAVRQLMSPPLMKLEDGVDPELSIDLEVHRRVLAGISPGALSRNRPACPGACPAPGGSYTNRGCQKKYQCRG; encoded by the coding sequence ATGGGCAGATGCCTCTCTTTTCTACTCCTCCTGGGCGTCGCGCTTAAGGTCGCCGGCCCGGCCAACGGCGACATGTCGGCGGCGTTCGCCGGTACAGGGGCGGCGTACAGCATCGACGGCGCGGTGCGGCAGCTGATGTCGCCGCCGTTGATGAAGCTGGAGGACGGCGTGGACCCTGAGCTCAGTATCGACCTGGAGGTGCACCGCCGCGTCCTCGCCGGCATCAGCCCCGGTGCCCTGAGCCGCAACAGGCCCGCCTGCCCCGGCGCGTGCCCGGCTCCCGGAGGATCGTACACCAACCGGGGATGCCAGAAGAAGTACCAGTGCCGTGGCTGA